In Triticum aestivum cultivar Chinese Spring chromosome 5B, IWGSC CS RefSeq v2.1, whole genome shotgun sequence, the following proteins share a genomic window:
- the LOC100037631 gene encoding dehydration-responsive element-binding protein 1B, whose product MDVADIASRSGQQEQGHRTVSSEPPKRPAGRTKFHETRHPLYRGVRRRGRVGQWVCEVRVPGIKGSRLWLGTFNTAEMAARAHDAAVLALSGRAACLNFADSAWRMLPVLAAGSFGFDSAREIKAAVAVAVVAFQRKQIIPVAVAVVALQQQQVPVAVAVVALQQKQVPLAVAVVALQQLQVPVAVAVVALQQQQQIILPVACLAPEFYMSSGDLLELDEEQWFGGMEAGSYYASLAQGMLVAPPDERARPEHGEQSGVQTPLWSCLFD is encoded by the coding sequence ATGGACGTCGCCGACATCGCCTCCCGGTCCGGCCAGCAGGAGCAGGGGCACCGAACGGTGTCGTCGGAGCCGCCGAAGCGCCCTGCGGGGCGGACCAAGTTCCACGAGACGCGCCACCCGCTGTACCGCGGCGTGCGGCGCCGTGGCCGCGTCGGGCAGTGGGTGTGCGAGGTGCGCGTGCCCGGGATCAAGGGCTCCAGGCTCTGGCTCGGCACCTTCAACACGGCCGAGATGGCGGCGCGCGCGCACGACGCCGCGGTGCTCGCGCTCTCCGGCCGCGCCGCCTGCCTCAACTTCGCCGACTCCGCCTGGCGGATGCTGCCCGTGCTCGCGGCCGGCTCGTTCGGCTTTGACAGCGCGCGGGAGATCAAGGCCGCCGTCGCCGTGGCCGTCGTCGCGTTCCAGCGGAAGCAGATCATTccagtcgccgtcgccgtcgttgcGCTCCAGCAACAGCAGGTTCCGGTCGCAGTGGCCGTGGTGGCGCTCCAGCAGAAGCAGGTcccgctcgccgtcgccgtcgtggcGCTCCAGCAGCTGCAGGTTccggtcgccgtcgccgtcgtggcgctccagcagcagcagcagatcattCTTCCAGTCGCGTGCCTGGCGCCGGAGTTTTACATGTCTTCCGGCGACCTGTTGGAGCTGGACGAGGAGCAGTGGTTTGGCGGCATGGAGGCCGGGTCGTACTACGCGAGCTTGGCGCAGGGGATGCTCGTGGCGCCGCCGGACGAAAGAGCGAGGCCGGAGCACGGCGAGCAGAGCGGCGTCCAGACGCCACTATGGAGCTGCTTGTTCGACTAA